The following proteins come from a genomic window of Triticum aestivum cultivar Chinese Spring chromosome 6A, IWGSC CS RefSeq v2.1, whole genome shotgun sequence:
- the LOC123128307 gene encoding nudix hydrolase 17, mitochondrial, whose product MAVLVARQGRELQRYSASTGGRIVVGCIPYRVRAGGDGDGEGELEVLVISSQKGHGMMFPKGGWELDESMDDAARREALEEAGVRGEMGKVLGCWHYQSRRYQTTYEGIMYPLRVTDELQQWPEMASRKRTWATVQQVMEGCQHCWMREALEELVARHAKPQSAL is encoded by the exons ATGGCCGTTCTTGtggcgaggcaggggcgcgagCTGCAGCGGTACAGCGCGAGCACCGGCGGGCGCATCGTGGTGGGGTGCATCCCGTACCGGGTGCGCgcaggcggcgacggcgacggcgagggcgagctggaggtgctggtcatcagctcGCAGAAGGGGCACGGCATGATGTTCCCCAAGGGCGGGTGGGAGCTGGACGAGTCCATGGACGACGCGGCCCGGCGCGAGGCCCTGGAGGAGGCCGGCGTCCGCGGCGAGATGGGCAAGGTGCTCGGCTGCTGGCACTACCAGAGCCGCCGCTACCAGACCACCTACGAGGGCATCATGTACCCGCTCCGCGTCACCGACGAGCTCCAGCAGTGGCCCGAGATGGCCTCCCGCAAGCGCACCTGG GCCACGGTGCAGCAGGTCATGGAGGGATGCCAGCACTGCTGGATGCGGGAGGCGCTCGAGGAGCTCGTCGCCCGGCACGCCAAGCCGCAGTCCGCCCTGTGA